One genomic region from Sulfurimonas sp. encodes:
- the fliD gene encoding flagellar filament capping protein FliD: protein MASAISSLGIGSGVLTADVIDKLKAADTSRIIKPIERKITLNNQRQDAQKLLTSMMKTFKASASALSYSTIFDSKSVEVTGKSKVKIDAGANVESFNLETITLAKKDITKFGAVASKLTNVASLNGTLEIKIGSDPANPDKTINIAYTAGMTLSDLTQAITDEAGDDISASILQTGDGAFSLIITSKSTGENQTLTISDTSGNLDSALFAAYNATTNPTGYEKVQTAVDAEFKYNGISMTRSSNEFSDLILGVDITLNKEGDISKVAISQNTKGITDELQQFVDSYNALMTNLHDMTLKNRETGAEGVFNSDSFVKSISRDLTRAITSLNDGDLLLNYGVDIDRHGAMSFDKNVFEKKLKDDPDAVKLFFTGGKDNDGDDVAGFFKTFDTKLKGYTGYGKLLSTFEADLKTEGKNLSKTHLNSKNSLDTRYEIMSKRFIAYDAIISKINAQFSSMQMMINAEYASK from the coding sequence ATGGCTTCTGCAATAAGCTCCCTCGGTATCGGTTCAGGTGTTTTAACTGCTGATGTAATAGATAAGTTAAAAGCAGCAGATACCTCTCGAATCATTAAACCAATAGAGAGAAAAATCACTCTTAATAACCAAAGACAAGATGCACAAAAACTATTAACATCTATGATGAAGACTTTTAAAGCCAGTGCTTCTGCTCTTAGTTACAGTACAATATTTGACTCTAAAAGCGTAGAAGTGACTGGCAAATCTAAAGTAAAAATAGATGCAGGGGCTAATGTAGAATCTTTTAACCTTGAAACTATTACACTTGCTAAAAAAGATATAACAAAATTTGGAGCAGTTGCAAGTAAACTTACAAATGTTGCTTCATTAAATGGAACCCTTGAGATAAAAATTGGCTCAGACCCTGCTAACCCTGATAAAACTATAAACATTGCATATACTGCTGGGATGACTCTTAGTGATTTGACGCAAGCTATTACAGATGAGGCTGGAGATGATATTTCAGCATCTATTTTACAAACTGGAGATGGTGCATTTAGTTTAATAATTACATCCAAATCAACAGGTGAAAATCAAACTTTAACTATTTCTGATACAAGTGGTAATTTGGATTCTGCTCTTTTTGCTGCATATAACGCAACTACAAACCCAACAGGTTATGAAAAAGTACAAACAGCAGTAGATGCAGAGTTTAAATATAATGGCATTTCTATGACTAGATCAAGTAACGAGTTTAGTGACCTTATTTTAGGTGTAGATATTACGCTTAATAAAGAAGGGGATATCTCAAAAGTTGCTATTTCTCAAAATACAAAAGGTATAACAGATGAACTTCAACAGTTTGTAGATAGTTATAATGCGCTTATGACTAACCTGCACGATATGACACTTAAAAATAGAGAAACTGGTGCTGAGGGTGTTTTTAATAGTGATAGTTTTGTTAAATCAATCTCTAGAGACTTAACAAGGGCAATAACTTCTCTAAATGATGGAGATTTACTTCTTAACTATGGTGTAGATATAGACAGACATGGTGCAATGAGCTTTGATAAAAATGTCTTTGAAAAGAAACTAAAGGATGACCCAGATGCAGTAAAGTTGTTTTTTACTGGTGGGAAAGATAATGATGGAGATGATGTAGCAGGTTTCTTTAAAACTTTTGATACAAAACTCAAAGGATATACTGGCTACGGAAAACTTTTAAGCACTTTTGAGGCAGACTTAAAAACAGAAGGTAAAAACCTTTCTAAAACTCATTTAAATTCCAAGAACTCCCTTGATACTCGTTATGAGATTATGTCAAAAAGGTTTATAGCTTATGATGCCATAATAAGTAAAATAAATGCTCAATTTTCATCTATGCAAATGATGATAAATGCTGAATATGCTAGTAAATAA
- the fliS gene encoding flagellar export chaperone FliS has translation MYGNLAHNIYAQNNIGIESPAKLIEMLYEGVLRFNAQAKKAIKDGDVEKRVYWINRSIAILTELIVTIDTNQGDISLYLEGLYNYEIKLLTQASMEKNIDKLDEVSQVFKGLLEAWRESTDVAK, from the coding sequence ATGTATGGTAATTTAGCTCATAATATTTATGCACAAAATAACATCGGTATTGAGTCCCCAGCGAAGCTTATTGAGATGCTGTATGAAGGTGTACTTCGTTTTAATGCACAAGCAAAGAAGGCTATAAAAGATGGCGATGTAGAAAAAAGAGTTTACTGGATAAACCGCTCGATAGCTATTCTTACAGAGTTGATAGTTACCATCGATACAAATCAAGGAGATATTTCTTTATACTTAGAAGGTCTTTATAATTATGAAATAAAATTATTAACACAAGCGTCTATGGAAAAAAATATTGATAAACTTGATGAAGTTAGTCAAGTTTTTAAAGGTTTGTTAGAGGCATGGAGAGAAAGTACAGATGTGGCTAAATAA
- a CDS encoding SDR family NAD(P)-dependent oxidoreductase, whose product MQTAVVTGASSGIGKEISLRLLKLGYRVVGVSRSITNKDFNSKNFSCFQADLSDEKATGRICEVLKNEDASILINSAGFGRFEPHEELSTKVIKEMTFLNLTAPMLLTNALLRSLRKNDGYLININSIEAIKTSKFAGVYSATKAGLKAFGDSLFEESRKSGLSVTNINPDMTQSNFYDELRFTTSDKEDEKLLASDIADAIEHILSMRKGAVVSEYTIRSLRFGICKK is encoded by the coding sequence ATGCAAACAGCAGTGGTAACGGGAGCTAGTAGTGGAATTGGTAAAGAAATAAGTTTACGACTTTTGAAGCTTGGATACAGAGTTGTTGGAGTTAGCAGAAGCATAACAAACAAAGATTTTAATAGTAAAAATTTTAGTTGTTTTCAAGCTGACTTATCAGATGAAAAAGCAACTGGAAGAATTTGTGAAGTGTTAAAAAATGAAGATGCATCTATACTTATAAATTCCGCTGGTTTTGGAAGGTTTGAACCTCATGAAGAGTTAAGTACCAAAGTTATAAAAGAGATGACTTTTTTAAATCTAACTGCTCCTATGTTGCTTACAAATGCCCTACTTCGGAGTTTGAGAAAAAATGATGGTTACCTAATAAATATAAATAGCATAGAAGCCATAAAAACTAGTAAATTTGCAGGTGTTTATAGTGCAACAAAAGCTGGTTTAAAAGCCTTTGGTGACTCACTCTTTGAAGAGAGCAGAAAAAGTGGACTAAGTGTTACAAACATAAACCCCGACATGACACAGAGTAATTTTTATGATGAACTTAGATTTACAACAAGTGATAAAGAAGATGAAAAACTATTAGCATCTGATATAGCAGATGCAATAGAACATATTTTGAGTATGAGAAAAGGTGCTGTTGTTAGTGAATACACTATAAGAAGTTTGAGATTTGGAATTTGTAAGAAGTAA
- a CDS encoding HAD family hydrolase, protein MKNIYITDLDHTFLRNDLSISDYTKKIWNSFSDSSIMGIATARTHMKTVHFLKGVEVNAPMILLDGALIATMDKKIIETKTLCRNVSDMIIDEGWKFGIYPFVLSLSDEKNLRESFLHDKVLNKYQIEVLKRYSGDDNLKSFDGIRAEDKNFKIVYMADEELLIELHEHLVNIFGDDLKYILAPEAYVGCHFLTILNKDADKAHGIKSVSEYLGFNLQNLTVFGDNLNDIGMFNLANTAVAVANSHDDVLVLADVVLTYTNEEDAVAKYLESLS, encoded by the coding sequence ATGAAAAACATATATATTACAGATCTTGATCATACATTTTTGAGAAATGATTTATCTATAAGTGATTATACTAAAAAAATCTGGAACTCTTTTAGTGACAGCTCGATTATGGGTATAGCAACGGCAAGAACTCATATGAAAACTGTACATTTTTTAAAGGGAGTAGAGGTAAATGCTCCTATGATTTTACTAGATGGAGCACTCATAGCGACTATGGACAAAAAAATCATTGAGACAAAAACTCTTTGTCGTAATGTTAGTGATATGATAATTGATGAGGGTTGGAAGTTTGGGATTTATCCTTTTGTACTCTCGTTAAGTGATGAGAAAAACCTAAGAGAGAGTTTCTTACACGATAAGGTTCTTAACAAGTACCAAATAGAAGTACTCAAACGCTACTCAGGTGATGATAACCTTAAGAGTTTTGATGGCATAAGAGCAGAAGATAAAAACTTCAAAATTGTTTATATGGCAGATGAGGAACTATTAATTGAACTTCATGAACACTTAGTAAATATTTTTGGCGATGATTTGAAGTACATCTTAGCTCCTGAAGCCTATGTAGGATGTCACTTCTTGACCATACTAAACAAAGATGCAGATAAGGCTCACGGCATAAAAAGTGTGAGTGAATATCTCGGATTTAATTTGCAAAACTTAACTGTTTTTGGGGATAATCTTAACGATATAGGAATGTTTAACTTAGCAAATACAGCAGTAGCTGTAGCAAATTCACATGATGATGTGCTTGTGTTAGCAGATGTAGTCTTAACTTATACAAATGAAGAAGATGCAGTTGCAAAGTACTTAGAAAGTTTAAGCTAA
- a CDS encoding opacity family porin, which yields MKKIILGILGTVILTTGLLAKDNMYIGAEVGYTNHTIEDDDFKSNSEATYTAYKIGKYFDEYRLSMSLENSSKIGINADYLFIQENTSFTPYLGATIKYNYVKESYTRKATFKKETYSRSVIFLGVTLGFIYEINDSFELDTRCGAEISKYHISDSNGNDRGRTSANQISCGVGINYLFRD from the coding sequence ATGAAAAAGATAATTTTAGGAATATTAGGAACAGTAATACTTACGACTGGGTTGCTTGCAAAGGACAATATGTATATTGGTGCAGAAGTTGGATATACTAATCATACTATTGAAGATGATGATTTTAAGAGTAATTCTGAAGCAACATATACAGCATATAAAATTGGTAAATATTTTGATGAATACAGACTAAGTATGTCATTAGAAAATTCTAGTAAAATAGGCATAAATGCAGACTACTTATTTATACAAGAAAATACTAGCTTTACACCATATTTAGGTGCCACTATTAAATACAATTATGTTAAAGAGTCTTATACTCGGAAAGCTACTTTTAAAAAAGAAACTTACTCGAGAAGTGTTATATTCTTAGGTGTAACTCTTGGTTTTATTTATGAAATAAATGACAGTTTTGAGCTAGATACCAGGTGTGGAGCAGAAATATCTAAATATCATATAAGTGATAGTAATGGAAATGATCGGGGTAGAACATCTGCAAACCAAATATCGTGTGGAGTAGGGATTAATTATCTTTTTAGAGATTAA
- a CDS encoding sugar MFS transporter: MIIIGILFFIFGFVTWLNGSLIPFLKVICDLNEFEALFVTFAFYIAYTVMAFPMALVLEKTGYKNGMAIGLAVMVVGSLLFIPAALTANYLLFLLALFTLGTGLTILQTASNPYVVLVGPIESAAMRISIMGLINKSAGVLVPLLFTTLILSDIGSLTTDSIDTEELASRLIIPYIVMAIVLSGLIALVKFSSIPELEFEKTSKDEKGNIFAFPRVILGAVALFFYVGIEVIAGDTIGLYAQSLDVANATALTSYTMIFMVFGYLVGVFFIPKKLSQEKALIASALGGILLLLCVAFSSTTSHWISEVLWGWSGIATLPNTVAFVALLGFTNALVWPTIWPLALEGLGKFTAQGSALLIMAIAGGAILPLVFGKVAQVSGDMQTSYLVGIVCYVFILIYALKWHKKTSWS; the protein is encoded by the coding sequence ATGATAATCATCGGTATACTTTTTTTCATATTTGGCTTTGTAACTTGGCTCAATGGCTCTTTGATTCCATTTTTAAAAGTAATTTGTGATTTAAATGAGTTTGAAGCACTTTTTGTAACTTTCGCGTTTTACATAGCTTACACAGTTATGGCTTTTCCAATGGCTCTTGTTTTAGAAAAAACTGGTTATAAAAATGGCATGGCAATAGGTTTAGCGGTTATGGTTGTTGGTAGTTTACTTTTTATTCCAGCAGCACTAACCGCGAACTATTTACTTTTTTTACTAGCTCTTTTTACTCTAGGAACAGGACTTACGATCTTACAGACCGCTTCAAATCCCTATGTCGTTTTAGTTGGACCCATAGAGAGTGCTGCGATGCGTATAAGTATTATGGGACTTATAAACAAAAGTGCAGGGGTTTTAGTTCCTCTTCTCTTCACTACTCTTATACTCTCAGATATTGGCTCTTTAACCACAGATTCTATCGATACTGAGGAGTTAGCATCTAGACTAATAATACCTTATATTGTAATGGCGATTGTCTTAAGTGGACTTATCGCTTTAGTGAAATTTTCATCTATTCCTGAGTTGGAGTTTGAAAAAACAAGTAAAGATGAAAAAGGAAATATTTTTGCTTTTCCACGCGTTATTTTAGGTGCTGTAGCTTTGTTTTTTTATGTAGGTATTGAAGTTATTGCTGGAGATACTATAGGACTTTATGCCCAAAGTTTAGATGTTGCAAATGCAACAGCCCTAACATCATACACTATGATTTTTATGGTTTTTGGTTATCTAGTTGGAGTCTTTTTTATACCAAAAAAACTCTCACAAGAAAAAGCACTTATAGCTTCAGCTCTTGGTGGAATTTTACTACTTTTATGTGTTGCTTTTAGTTCTACAACTTCTCACTGGATTTCTGAAGTTTTATGGGGATGGAGTGGCATCGCTACTCTGCCAAATACGGTCGCTTTTGTTGCACTTCTTGGGTTTACAAATGCACTTGTTTGGCCTACTATTTGGCCTTTAGCTCTTGAAGGTCTTGGAAAATTCACTGCTCAAGGAAGTGCCTTGCTTATCATGGCAATAGCAGGTGGAGCAATTTTACCTCTTGTTTTTGGTAAAGTAGCACAAGTTAGTGGCGATATGCAGACCTCTTATTTAGTGGGAATTGTTTGTTATGTATTCATACTTATTTACGCTTTAAAATGGCACAAAAAAACTTCTTGGAGTTAA
- a CDS encoding D-hexose-6-phosphate mutarotase gives MFKIIEVKNNSATAKIALQGAHLFHYQRTGETPLLWLSESSDFEKGKAIRGGVPICWPSFGNNNPDLPQHGFARTSIFEHLQTKEIDANTTQVTLKLCEYKLELEVKITIGNTLEILLTTTNKDTKTFKLTQALHTYFNISYISNIKIRGLDAKPYLDALKNKIFIQNSYITFEKEIDRVYQEVDSRIELVDIDRTISIENEGSLSVVVWNPWIDKCKRMSGMSDEAYKEFVCIESANAYDDFKLLKPNQKYRLKAIIC, from the coding sequence ATGTTTAAAATCATAGAAGTAAAAAATAACTCAGCAACTGCTAAAATAGCTCTTCAAGGAGCGCATCTTTTTCATTATCAACGCACAGGAGAAACACCTCTTTTGTGGCTAAGTGAGAGTAGTGATTTTGAAAAAGGAAAAGCCATAAGAGGTGGAGTCCCCATCTGTTGGCCTTCTTTTGGCAATAATAATCCAGATTTGCCACAACACGGCTTTGCAAGAACTTCAATTTTTGAGCATCTACAAACTAAAGAGATAGATGCTAATACTACGCAGGTCACTTTAAAACTATGTGAGTATAAACTTGAATTAGAAGTGAAAATAACCATTGGTAATACTTTAGAAATCCTACTTACTACTACAAATAAAGATACAAAAACTTTTAAACTCACACAAGCTTTACATACTTATTTTAATATTTCTTATATTTCAAATATTAAAATTAGAGGTCTAGATGCAAAACCATATTTAGATGCTTTAAAAAATAAAATTTTTATTCAAAATTCATATATAACATTTGAAAAAGAGATAGACAGAGTTTATCAAGAGGTTGATTCAAGGATAGAGTTAGTTGATATAGATAGGACTATTAGCATAGAAAATGAAGGCTCATTATCAGTAGTTGTTTGGAACCCTTGGATAGATAAATGTAAAAGAATGAGCGGTATGAGTGATGAGGCATATAAAGAGTTTGTTTGTATAGAATCAGCTAATGCTTATGATGATTTTAAACTGTTAAAACCAAATCAAAAGTATAGGCTAAAAGCTATAATTTGTTGA
- a CDS encoding lytic murein transglycosylase, with product MKNILLLLLLASMLNAKYTNCDFQNKDYEDICNKAVKSGVSYKYANKFLLSYFKTQKYDEISWKYLQPRHITNHKNNERKANKVLVNHVPKIVKHLKRYKEVYDYSEKTYGVNREIIASILMKETKLGKIKPTHDAFIVFNTIVVRTKAKTKREKWLLKMGKTNMISIIKHCYEKGVTPEQCNLPSSYAGAVGIPQFMPNSFIYTKGYKNKIADLTKMEDAIISASRFLHKKAAYSKLIDWDKMPDIKKLESDWYKYEAKHKNASLVYAKNKHGKKYKCFSCDKEDLAYFKEYTKKIMRYNNSSNYAIGVMRLAYDSHIQLNKL from the coding sequence ATGAAAAATATACTACTACTTTTACTCTTAGCATCTATGTTAAATGCAAAATATACAAACTGTGACTTTCAAAACAAAGATTATGAAGATATTTGTAACAAAGCTGTAAAGAGCGGTGTTTCATATAAATACGCAAACAAGTTTTTGCTATCGTATTTTAAAACACAAAAGTATGATGAGATTAGCTGGAAGTACCTGCAACCTCGTCATATTACAAATCATAAGAACAATGAGCGAAAAGCAAATAAAGTTTTAGTAAATCATGTTCCAAAGATAGTAAAACATCTAAAAAGGTACAAAGAAGTTTATGATTATAGTGAAAAAACTTACGGTGTAAATCGTGAGATAATCGCATCTATACTTATGAAAGAGACTAAACTTGGAAAAATCAAACCAACTCATGATGCTTTTATAGTTTTTAACACCATCGTTGTAAGAACAAAAGCTAAAACTAAACGCGAAAAATGGCTTCTCAAAATGGGCAAAACAAATATGATTTCAATCATTAAACATTGTTATGAAAAAGGTGTAACACCTGAACAATGTAACTTGCCAAGTTCTTACGCGGGGGCAGTTGGTATCCCTCAGTTTATGCCAAATAGTTTTATTTACACAAAGGGTTATAAAAACAAAATAGCTGATTTAACAAAGATGGAAGATGCCATCATTTCAGCTAGTAGATTTCTTCATAAAAAGGCTGCTTATTCTAAACTTATAGACTGGGATAAAATGCCCGATATTAAGAAATTAGAATCTGACTGGTACAAATACGAAGCTAAACATAAAAATGCTTCACTTGTATATGCAAAAAATAAACATGGTAAAAAATATAAATGTTTCAGTTGTGATAAAGAAGATTTAGCATATTTCAAAGAATACACAAAAAAAATTATGCGCTACAACAACTCTTCAAACTACGCTATTGGTGTTATGAGATTAGCTTATGATTCTCATATACAACTCAACAAATTATAG
- the murU gene encoding N-acetylmuramate alpha-1-phosphate uridylyltransferase MurU: MKAMILCAGRGERMRPLTDTLPKPLLKVKGKALVVWHLERLARLGFKDVVINIAHLGFKIPGLLGNGSKWNLNIIYSDEQDEGALESAGGIKKALPFFDDETFLVVNGDVFCDYDFDVDFDLKNKLAHLILVPNPEHNRDGDFGIKDNLLVNNVDINYTFSGIGYYSPKLFKHLKQGKASLAPILRNEIKKQNISGEIYNNMWHDIGTPQRLENINK; this comes from the coding sequence ATGAAAGCAATGATACTATGTGCTGGCCGTGGAGAGAGAATGCGACCACTTACAGATACTTTGCCAAAACCTCTTCTGAAAGTAAAAGGAAAAGCTTTAGTTGTTTGGCATCTAGAGAGATTAGCCCGATTAGGTTTTAAAGATGTGGTTATAAATATAGCCCATTTAGGTTTTAAAATACCTGGGCTTCTTGGAAATGGCTCAAAATGGAATCTGAATATTATATACTCTGATGAGCAAGATGAAGGAGCATTGGAAAGTGCTGGTGGCATAAAAAAAGCCCTACCTTTTTTTGATGATGAAACATTTTTGGTTGTTAATGGAGATGTTTTTTGTGATTATGATTTTGATGTAGATTTTGATTTAAAAAACAAGTTAGCTCATCTTATTTTAGTACCTAATCCAGAGCATAATAGAGATGGAGATTTTGGTATAAAAGATAATTTACTTGTAAATAATGTTGACATTAACTATACCTTCTCAGGTATTGGGTATTATTCGCCAAAACTTTTTAAACATCTCAAACAGGGAAAAGCATCTTTAGCACCAATACTGCGAAATGAGATAAAAAAACAAAATATAAGCGGAGAAATTTATAATAATATGTGGCACGATATAGGAACACCTCAACGACTGGAAAATATAAACAAATGA
- a CDS encoding aminoglycoside phosphotransferase family protein has protein sequence MDEINKWLKTTPYKNYNISVASADASFRKYYRLSLNEKSFLLMDSSLEKDSLAPFIDVTSRLLKVGLNAPEILEKNVKDGFLIIEDFGNTHYLNVLNNDNFKALYSSAIDVIINMQKADTKDLPLYDKAFLHFEMDLMKEWYLEKNLALVLNESQIELIQMSLDAISDVVLSQPQDVFVHRDFHSRNIMITSQNEIGVIDYQDAMSGAITYDLVSLLKDCYIYYEREEILKLVLEFRDKKGLDVNDETFIKWFDFMGLQRHIKVLGIFSRLYLRDKKDGYLKDIPLTLKYTIDTAKLYNETKELAKLLEEAQ, from the coding sequence ATGGATGAAATAAACAAATGGCTAAAAACTACTCCATATAAAAACTATAACATCAGTGTGGCATCTGCTGATGCTAGTTTTAGAAAATATTATAGATTATCACTCAATGAAAAAAGCTTTTTGTTGATGGATTCTTCACTTGAAAAAGACTCACTTGCTCCTTTTATAGATGTCACTTCAAGACTTTTAAAAGTTGGACTTAATGCACCTGAAATACTAGAAAAAAATGTAAAAGACGGTTTTTTAATCATAGAAGATTTTGGAAATACTCACTATTTAAATGTTTTAAATAACGATAATTTTAAAGCACTTTATTCTAGTGCTATCGATGTAATTATAAACATGCAAAAAGCAGATACAAAAGACTTGCCACTTTATGACAAAGCTTTTTTACACTTTGAAATGGACTTAATGAAAGAGTGGTATTTAGAAAAAAATCTTGCTCTTGTTTTAAATGAATCTCAAATAGAACTTATACAAATGAGTCTAGATGCCATTAGTGATGTTGTGCTTTCTCAGCCTCAAGATGTTTTTGTTCATAGAGATTTTCACTCACGAAACATTATGATAACTTCACAAAATGAAATCGGTGTTATTGATTATCAAGATGCTATGAGTGGAGCTATTACTTATGACTTGGTTTCACTTTTAAAAGATTGTTATATCTATTATGAGCGAGAGGAAATTTTGAAACTTGTTTTAGAGTTTCGTGATAAAAAAGGCTTAGATGTTAATGATGAAACTTTTATAAAATGGTTTGATTTTATGGGTTTACAAAGACACATAAAAGTTCTTGGCATCTTCTCAAGACTTTATCTTCGTGATAAAAAAGATGGTTATTTAAAAGATATACCACTCACTTTAAAGTACACTATCGACACAGCTAAGCTTTACAACGAAACAAAAGAATTAGCAAAATTACTAGAAGAAGCTCAATGA
- a CDS encoding anhydro-N-acetylmuramic acid kinase — translation MSELYIGVMSGTSLDGVDVTLCEIDESNCKLISSLEFPFDAELKEEILNVINSSTTLEQIGTLDNKLGHLFADAINTFLQKQNIDAKSIDAIGLHGQTLWHKPNGDNPFSMQLGCPNVVNAQTNIKVVADFRRMDIANGGQGAPFAPAFHQFIFKEKESAVLNIGGMANITILGENLRGWDTGCGNVLMDMWIQKCKNIPFDKDGKFAKSGSIDANLLDAMIRDIYFTKLPPKSTGREYFNDTWLANYLPIFQTLKDEDIQRTLLELTALSIANDVKNNSIKSLIVCGGGVKNAFLMQRLQELCKVKVASTDEVGVSSEFMESMAFAWLAYKRIHNQEVNLSCVTGAKKDSILGGIYG, via the coding sequence ATGAGTGAGTTATATATCGGTGTTATGAGTGGAACTAGTTTGGACGGAGTTGACGTGACTCTTTGTGAGATAGATGAATCAAATTGTAAGTTAATTTCTTCACTTGAGTTTCCTTTTGATGCAGAATTAAAAGAAGAGATTTTAAACGTTATTAACAGCTCAACTACTTTAGAACAAATTGGTACACTTGATAATAAACTCGGTCATTTATTTGCAGATGCCATAAACACTTTTTTACAAAAACAAAACATAGATGCAAAGAGTATAGATGCTATTGGTTTACACGGTCAAACACTTTGGCATAAGCCAAATGGGGACAATCCTTTTTCTATGCAACTAGGTTGCCCTAATGTAGTAAACGCCCAAACAAATATCAAAGTTGTAGCAGATTTTAGAAGAATGGACATAGCAAATGGCGGACAAGGTGCTCCTTTTGCTCCTGCTTTTCATCAGTTTATATTTAAAGAAAAAGAGAGTGCTGTTTTAAATATTGGCGGTATGGCAAACATAACTATCTTAGGTGAAAATCTAAGAGGTTGGGACACAGGTTGCGGAAATGTTTTGATGGATATGTGGATACAAAAATGTAAAAATATACCCTTCGATAAAGATGGAAAATTTGCAAAAAGTGGAAGCATAGACGCTAATCTTTTAGATGCTATGATTAGAGATATTTACTTTACAAAACTTCCTCCAAAAAGCACAGGTCGAGAGTATTTTAATGATACTTGGCTTGCAAACTATTTACCTATTTTTCAAACTTTAAAAGATGAAGATATACAAAGAACACTTTTAGAACTAACAGCTCTCTCCATTGCAAATGATGTTAAAAACAACAGTATTAAATCTCTTATAGTTTGCGGTGGCGGGGTTAAAAATGCCTTTTTAATGCAAAGACTCCAAGAATTATGCAAAGTAAAAGTAGCATCTACTGATGAAGTCGGTGTTAGTAGTGAGTTTATGGAGTCTATGGCTTTTGCCTGGTTAGCATACAAGCGTATTCACAACCAAGAAGTAAATTTAAGTTGCGTGACGGGAGCAAAAAAAGACTCTATTTTAGGTGGCATCTATGGATGA
- a CDS encoding sodium:solute symporter family transporter, with the protein MTQRVLSCKNKQEAAKSLILSILLTIPVVLLFLSIGALLFVFYQNSIVEQNFNGENITIFMYYILNEMPDGLRGLVTVGAIAAALSSTNSVLGAMASVAVEDLYRPWKMTKGKVDEMHFVKVSRLAVVFFAVILSLMAIVSYFWQKYSDLSLISFALGVMAFAYTGLLGVFFSAIFTSRGNDKLVPFALVGGFLSVLALQPYTFGISIGFSWQIVIGTLIAFSIMQLGDSNE; encoded by the coding sequence ATGACACAAAGAGTTCTCTCTTGTAAAAATAAACAAGAAGCAGCAAAATCTCTAATACTTTCAATACTACTAACTATTCCCGTAGTTTTACTTTTTTTGAGCATCGGTGCTTTACTTTTTGTTTTTTATCAAAACAGTATAGTTGAGCAGAATTTTAACGGAGAAAACATTACTATATTTATGTACTACATCTTAAATGAGATGCCAGATGGACTTCGTGGTTTAGTAACTGTTGGAGCGATTGCAGCGGCACTTTCATCTACTAACTCTGTTTTAGGAGCTATGGCTTCTGTTGCAGTTGAAGATTTGTATAGACCTTGGAAAATGACAAAAGGCAAAGTTGATGAGATGCACTTTGTAAAAGTATCAAGGTTAGCTGTTGTCTTTTTTGCTGTTATTCTCTCACTAATGGCAATAGTTAGTTACTTTTGGCAAAAATATAGCGACCTATCTTTGATAAGTTTTGCTCTTGGTGTTATGGCATTTGCATATACTGGACTTTTAGGAGTTTTCTTCTCGGCTATTTTTACTTCAAGAGGAAATGACAAGCTTGTTCCTTTTGCACTTGTAGGTGGTTTTTTAAGTGTTTTAGCTCTTCAACCTTATACCTTTGGCATCAGTATTGGTTTTTCTTGGCAGATAGTTATTGGGACGCTTATTGCTTTTAGTATTATGCAGTTAGGAGATAGTAATGAGTGA